GGCTCTCGTCTGCCGGACAAAAAAGAAAGCCGGCACAGGGCCGGCTTAGACGAACGCGGCTGAACAGGGGATACTGGGCCGGTTCCTGGCATTTCGTGACTGACAATAAATTTCATTACAATGCCGAGGCCAGCAGAGAAGGCGTAACGAGATCGCCAAGAGGGCGGCTCCGCAAAGGGGTGGGCGGCGGGCGGAGGCCGGTGCTGTCCTCGGGTGTGTTTATGAGGCACGAACATCACCGATTGATGACATCGGGGCGTCAGGCAGATGATTTTCTTTTCATCAGCCGATCTGCGCTGTGGATGGGTGTCCCGGCACGGCATTGTCGGGCGGATAGGCTGGTCGTGTGAATTCAGTGTTCAGCCTGCTCGGGATGTCAAACTTTCACAAAGGGGCTATATAGCGGCCGAAATCGCACTGATATCCGCAAAGAGCCCCATGGCACCGATCATTTCCATCCAGAATCTCACCAAGACCTATGCAAATGGCTTCCAGGCGCTGAAGGGCATCAACCTCGAAATCGAGCGCGGCGAAATCCTGGCGCTGCTCGGGCCGAACGGGGCGGGCAAGACGACGCTGATCTCGATCATCTGCGGCATCGCCAATCCAAGCGGCGGCGCGGTCATTGTCGACGGCCATGACGTGGTGAAGGATTTCCGCGCCACGCGCACGCTGATCGGCCTCGTGCCGCAGGAACTGACGACGGACCAGTTCGAGACGGTGTGGAATACGGTAAGCTTTTCGCGCGGGCTACACGGCCAGAAGGCCAATCCCGCCCATATCGAGAAGGTGCTGCGCGATCTCTCGTTATGGGACAAGAAGGACAATACGCTGCGCCAGCTCTCGGGCGGCATGAAGCGGCGCGTGCTCATCGCCAAGGCGCTGTCGCACGAACCCTCGATCCTCTTCCTCGACGAGCCGACGGCGGGCGTTGATGTCACGCTGCGCAAGGACATGTGGCACGTCGTCGAGCAGTTGCGCGCCTCCGGCGTCACCATCATTCTGACGACGCATTATATCGAAGAGGCCGAGGAGATCGCCGACCGCGTCGGCGTCATCAATGGCGGCGAATTGCTGCTCGTGGAAGACAAGCAGGCGCTGATGGCCAAGCTCGGCCGCAAGCAGCTGATCCTCGAACTCAACGACCCCCTGGAAAAACTCCCCGACTGCTTTGCCGGCAACGGCCTGTCGATCGAGGCCGAGGGTAACCGGCTCGTCTATGAATTCGACACCCGCAACGAGCATGAGAGCGTGGCGTCGCTTCTGACGCGGCTCGGCCAGAACAACATCCATTTCCGGGATCTCTCGACGCGGCAGAGTTCGCTCGAAGACATCTTCGTATCGCTGGTAGGAGCCGCAAGATGAACTTCGAGGCGATCAAATCGATCTATTACTTCGAAATGGCGCGCACCCGGCGCACGCTGCTGCAGAGCGTCATTTCGCCCGTCATTTCCACCTCGCTCTATTTCATTGTCTTCGGGGCAGCCGTCGGCTCGCGCATCCAGGAGGTGGAGGGCGTCTCCTATGGCGCCTTCATCACGCCCGGTCTCATCATGCTGACGCTGCTCGGACAGTGCATTGGCAACGGCTCCTTCGGCATCTATTTCCCGAAATTCACCGGCACGATCTACGAGATCCTGTCTGCCCCCGTCGCCATGACGGAAATCCTGATCGGCTATGTCGGGGCGGCCGCCACCAAGGGCCTGATCATCGGCGTCATCATCCTCTTGACCGCCAACCTCTTCGTCGATGTCAGGATCGAGCATCCCTTCATGATGGTGCTGTTCTTCCTGCTGACGGCAATCAGCTTCAGCCTGTTCGGCTTCATGATCGGCATCTGGGCGACGAATTTCGAGCAGCTGAACCTCATCCCCATGCTGGTCGTGCCGCCGCTGACCTTCCTCGGCGGCAGCTTCTACTCGATCAACATGCTGCCGCCCTTCTGGCAGGCGGTCAGTCATTTCAACCCGGTGCTCTACCTCGTCAGCGGCTTCAGGTGGAGTTTCTACGGTATTGCCGATGTGAACCCGCTTGTCAGCCTCGGGATGATTTCACTGTTTCTGGTGATTTGCCTGAGCACACTCGGGTGGATTTTCAAGACTGGGTATCGGCTACGCAACTGAGCGGGCGGACCGCCACCGGCAAAATCCGAGTAGGCGGCACAAAGTCGTTCACATTTTGTTCGCGGATGCTAGTCTGATCTCGCTGTCATATGCGGAGGAGGAGAGTCGTGGCGGATCAACAGGCGAAGTTCGAGCGGTTTAAAGCGCTGCATCAACGGGATGAGGCATTCGTCATTCCGAACCCGTGGGATGCCGGCTCGGCGCGGATTCTGACAGGCCTTGGTTTCGAGGCTCTGGCGACCACCAGCGCCGGCTATGCCTTTTCGAAGGGCAAGCGAGATTCCTTTGCGAGCCTGAAGCGCGGCGAGATCCTCGACAATGCCGCCGAGATCGTCGGAGCAACCGATCTTCCCGTATCGGCCGATCTCGAAGACGGGTTCGGCGCAGCACCCGAGATCTGCACCGAAACGATCCGGCTCGCCTCAGCGGCCGGGCTGGTCGGCGGATCGATCGAGGACGCCACGGGCGATCCGGCAAGGCCGATCTATTATCTGGCGCAGGCCGTCGAGCGGGTGCAGGCCGCGGCTGAGGCGGCGCGGAAACTGCCTTTCCTATTGACGGCGAGGGCGGAGAATTTTCTCTGGGAACGGCCCGATCTCGATGACACGATCAAGCGGCTGCAGGCTTTCTCGGCAGCCGGCGCCGATGTCCTCTATGCGCCCGGCCTGCCTGATATCGACGCCATCCGAACCGTCTGCGCCGCCGTCGACAAGCCCGTCAACGTGGTGATGGGGCTGAAGGGGCCGCGCTATAGCGTTGCCGAACTCTCGGCGGCGGGCGTGCGCCGGGTGAGCGTGGGCGGGTCCTTTGCGCGCGCCGCACTTGGTGCGCTGCTGCGGGCCGCCGAGGAGGTGAAATCGTCGGGCACCTTCACCTACGCCGGCGATGCGATCCCGGCAGCCACGCTCAGCCAGCTGATGTCGCAGGAGAAGCGGGGTGACCGGCAATAGACTGCTGCATCGACGGCCTCTCATTGCGGATTGGTGATGAAGTCGGGAAATTTGTGGTAGATGCAGTCGCTCATCAAGAAGAACGACATGCCGGTATCGCCAAGTTCGTACGATGAAAGCTCCCACTCGAAGGTGTCGTGACCATCGTACCCGGCCAGGAATGCCATCAGGCTCAACTCCCGGTACGGTCCCGGCGGAAACATTGCGCCATACACCGTCACCTCCTTTCCGGCGAACTCGCCCTTGATGACCCTCCTGATTTCCAGATCCGCCCGGATCATTCGGGTCGGGAATTCGTTCATTACGATCAAACCGGATTCGCCGATGAAAAGCGACTTCACGCTGGCTTCTACCACCACCTTCGCCTTTGCCAGCAGCTCATTCTGCGGAGGACATCGCGGCATCCCGACTGCTGGTCTCAGGCTGAGGACCAACAGAATGAAAATCGCGTGGAAGCCTGTTTGCATGCGCGCGCTCGATGATGCTCCGGGCATCGGTGTTCCCCCATTCGGCAGGCCAATTCCTGCCGGTTGCGCGAAGCTGAACTCGAATTGTGGCTTATCCGCCGCCGAACGATGGCGTCGCGGCGTCAAACAGGTGATGGTTGTAAGTGCGAAATGACGGAACCCGGATGTCAGCCAATCAGCCCTTCCTCTTACGCCCCTTGCCGTGCCGGGGGCGGAAATCGACGAGCAGAGATTTCAGCTCAAGTTCGCGCACGCGCCGTGCCGCTTCGTCAGGGCTGACCCAGTCCAGCACGCGCTGGCCGACCTCTCGGAACTGCCCCTGCGTGCGGTCCACCTCGATCTGGAAGATGTCGACGATGCAGGGAACAACGTCGCCGTCATCCAGTTCCTTGAGGTAGGTATAGTGGCCGACCGGCTTCTTGCTCACCGTCCCGCGCACGCCTGCTTCCTCCCAGGCCTCTATGGCAGCCGCCTCATGCGGCTTCTTCTTTTTCATCGGCCAGCCCTTGGGAATGATCCAGCGGCCGCTGTCGCGCGTGGTGACGACGAGGATCTCGATTTCGGGGCGATCGCTTTCAGTATCGCTGTTTCGATAGCGGAAGCAGAGAGCGCCATATTGCTGGCGAAAGGCGCCGGAGAAGAGCTTCTCGGGCCTTTCCGCAAGTTGCTTCAGCAGGGGCTTTGGGGTGGTGGCGCGAGGTTTTGCGCCTTTTTTGCTGGATTTCATGACATCAAGCATTGTCAATTTCTGCATTTTCGATCAATTGCCTGCGACGTTTTATGACAGATTTATGACAGTCTCTTGCGACTGTTGTATCCGCTTCAGGAAGGATCGCCCGAGATGATGAGCGTGTTTCGCAAGATGATGCCGCGGGAGGACCGCTTCTTCGAGATGTTCTGCCGGCATTCGGAAACGGTCGTCGCTGCCGCCCACGCGATGGAACGGTTGTTGAAAGGCGAAGCGGTTCAGGAAAATTGCGACAGGATCATCGCGCTCGAAGATCAGGCGGACGACATTACACGCGAAGTGCTTGTCGCCGTCCGGCGGAGCTTCATCACGCCCTTTGATCGCGGCGACATCAAGGATCTCATCCAGTCCATGGATGATGCGATCGACATGATGCACAAGACGGTGAAGATCATCCGCCTGTTCGAGCAGACGAGTTTCGACCCGCTGATGCAGGAGATGGGCGGGGAGATCGTCAAGGCGGCCGCCTTGATGGCGGAGGCGATACCGCTTCTCAACAAGATGGGTGCGAATGCGCAGCGGCTGGCTGTCATCGCCGAAGAGATCACCCGGGTCGAGGGCCGCTCCGACGAATTGCATGACGAGGGGCTGAAGGACCTTTATCGCCGGCATGGCGCCAGCGGCAATGCCATGGCCTATATGATCGGCAGCGAGATCTACTCCAACCTCGAAAAGATCGTCGACCGGTTCGAGGACGTGGCCAATGAAATCAGCGGCGTCGTCATCGAGAACGTCTGATGGAAGCCACTCTCTCCCTTCCGCTGCTGATCGGCCTGATTGGTGTCGCGCTATTCTTCGATTTCCTCAACGGGCTGCACGACGCGGCAAACTCGATTGCGACCATCGTGTCCACCCGGGTTCTCAGGCCACAGTATGCCGTCGGGTGGGCGGCCTTCTTCAATTTCATCGCCTTTCTGTTTTTCGGCCTGCATGTCGCCGAAACGCTCGGCACCGGCATCATCGATCCGGCAATCGTCTCGCCGCAGGTAATCTTTGCGGCACTGATAGGGGCGATCGTCTGGAACATCGTCACTTGGCTCTTCGGCATTCCCTCATCGTCGTCGCATGCGCTGGTCGGCGGGCTTGTCGGGGCGGGGCTAGCGAAGGTCGGCTTCAGTTCCATTGTCTGGAGCGGCTTGTTGAAGACGGTCGGCGCAATTGTCATGTCGCCGGCAATCGGCTTCCTGCTTGCGCTGTTCTTCGTGCTCGTCGTCTCCTGGATGTTCGTGCGCCAGACGCCCTTTGCCGTCGACCGCACGTTCCGGATCATGCAGTTCATCTCGGCCTCGCTCTATTCGCTCGGCCATGGCGGCAACGATGCGCAAAAGACCATGGGCATCATCGCCGTTCTTCTCTTCAGTCAGGGGCAGCTCGGTCCCAGCTTTCATGTGCCGCTCTGGGTGGTCATCTCCTGTCAGTCGGCCATGGCGCTCGGCACGCTTTTCGGTGGCTGGCGGATCGTTCACACGATGGGCTCGAAAATCACCAGGCTTAATCCAATGCAGGGTTTCTGCGCCGAAACCGGCGGAGCACTGACACTGTTTGCTGCGACCTGGCTCGGTATTCCCGTGTCGACGACGCACACGATCACCGGTGCGATCATAGGTGTGGGTGCTGCCCGACGTCTTTCGGCGGTGCGCTGGGGTGTTGCCGGCAATATCGTCATCGCCTGGGTCATCACCATGCCTGCTGCCGCTGCCATTGCCGCCGCCTGCTATGGGATTGCCAGCCTGTTTGCCTGAGGGCAGGAGTCCGCTCGATGCATCCGATACCCTAATTTTAGGGGCCGCTATTTTCGATCTGATGTTGCGCTCTATTCTCCTTGCAAGGAGAAGGAGATAACGAGCGGACCATGCATCCATCCAGGCATTTATCTGAATTGAATGAGGAAAGCGCGGTAAAGACCGGCCGCCGCGGGATCGACCAGAGCGGTGCGATCTGTTGCCGTGTCGAGAGGGGCGGAAGGCTGAGCGTTCTGCTCATCACCAGCCGCGATAGCGGAAGATGGGTGATCCCGAAGGGTTATCTGGAGAGAAAGGAAAAGCCCTATCGTCGTGCTCAGCGCGAGGCGTTCGAAGAAGCCGGCATCATCGGCAAGGTCAGAAAGAAGCCGCTCGGCTACTACAGCTACCTGAAGGATAACGAGACGCCGCTGACGGTCTCGGTCCACCTGCTGCGGCTGGAGAGCGAGGCTGCGCATTTCCGCGAATATGCCGAGAGGCAGAAGATCTGGATTTCGCCGGGGGAGGCAGCGCTCCTCGTCGCGGAGCCCGAGCTGCAGGACATGTTCCGGGCAATCGATGCGGACAATCCGCTGACATCGCAAGACCGGCTCAAACCCCATCGCATCCATGGACGGCGGCCGCAGGCTGATGCAGTCGTCTCGCTCGCCACATCGCCCGGATTGACCTGATCGCCGCCGCTGATGCGGCGGGCTCAGTGACGAAGGCCCGGGATGCGGGCCTTCGCGTTATAAAGCGCATCGCGATCTTTCAGATTCGCTCGTCACGCTTTATCTCTTTGCTTTACGCATGTCGTTATCGCAAAACCGCAGCACACTTTTGCGCGACATGCTTTAGGCTACCGGGGACTGCCGGTTGCCAGGGGTCCCCAAGAGAGCTCGCGATCGGCGACAGTCGCAAGATCGATCACCACTTCAATGCCGGTCCTGATACGCCGCCGCAGGATGTCGGTGCGATCGGAATTCGTCCGGAGCAGGCCTTTCTCCTGTAGCGTCTGGAGCCGCGTGCGCGAGAGCTCCAGTTCGGACGCCAGTAGCCGGTCGAGCCGTGTGCCCGCAGGCAGAGGCACCACCAGTTCAATCTCCAGCCGCGTCCAGCCGGCAGTCTCTGACAGCACCTCTCTCGCGATATCGAATTCCGGGAATTCGTCGATGCGCTGCGACTTACGCTTCAGGGCATCGAGATTGAAGCTCTCCATCCGGATCCATTCGAGATCGTTGGATTGCAGCGCTTCCAGAGTGGCCGGATCGATGTCGCGGACGTTCTGTCTCTCGAAAAGCGGTCGGTTCCACGTCTTGTCGCAGGTCAGGCATTTGTAGATCAGCCAGGCATCCAGCTTGCGGCCGTTGGCATTCAGCCGGATCTTGCCGCTGGATTGAAAGGCTCTCAATCCCCCGCATCCGCCACAGGCGATCCAGGGCTGGGGAGCGGTTTTCGGTGTAATGGTCCATCGGACCCGCAAAGTATCGCACATAAGTCTTGGTCTTCCGTTCGGAAGTCCACCAAGATGGCGCGAGAGAAATGCCTTGAGGGCGCGGTGTGGCGATGCTTTGGGGTGGCTGAAGAGCAGAGACAGCGGGAGCTGCGCTGGCGATCGGAACAATGCCAAACCGGTCTCTTGCCGCCACCCGATGAACGCATTCATACGCCGACAGCTGTCGCCGTCAGGCCGTACGGGTGAAACTGGATCGAGACCGGTTCTTACTTAGGCAAAGTCTACCTCGATGCGCCAATGCTCTTCGGGTAAACGGATAGCAAATGATCCTGCCGAACGGGAGTGCCATACCGCAGCTCCGGCGAGGGAATTGCGGCCTGCGGCATTTATGCAACTTTATGCTGAAGCTCGCACCGTCTGCTGTCCCTTCCTGATATCACGCGATCAAAGCTTTTGCGATTGTCAGTCATGACAGCTCCGGTGCCGGCGCTATTACCGGCCAACGCGGGCCTGCAGGTGGGCCGGGTAGCGATCTCCCTGCACGGTGACATCGGCGAGAGCGGTCTCGATCTTCCGCAGGTCCTCAGCCGTCAGCTCGATTGCCGCGCCGCCGATATTTTCCTCCAGCCGGTGCAGCTTGGTGGTGCCGGGGATCGGTGCAATCCATGGCTTCTGTGCGAGCAGCCACGCAAGCGCGATCTGCGCCGGTGTAGCCTGTTTGCTTGCGGCGATCCCGCTCAGCACTGCGACGAGGCCCTGGTTCGCCTTGCGGTTTTCTTCCGAGAAGCGCGGCACGATATTGCGGAAATCCGTCTGATCGAAACGCGTGGTCTCAGTGATAGCGCCTGTCAGGAACCCCTTGCCGAGCGGGCTGAAGGGCACGAAGCCGATGCCGAGCTCTTCGAGCAGCGGCAGGATTTCCTTCTCGGGCTCGCGCCACCAGAGGGAATATTCGCTCTGCAGGGCGGCGACCGGCTGGACCGCATGCGCCCGGCGGATGGAGCCGGCGCCGGCCTCGGACATGCCGAAATGCTTGACCTTGCCCGCTGCGATCAGGTCCTTCACAGCGCCGGCGACATCTTCCATCGGTACTTCAGTGTCGACGCGATGCTGGTAGAAGAGATCGATGCTATCAGTGCGCAGGCGCATCAGGGCGGCGTCTGCAACCTCGCGGATACGTTCGGGGCGGCTGTCCTGGCCCTTGCTGACATCGCCGTCGCGAAAGCCGAACTTGGTGGCGATCACCACCTCACTGCGGAAGGGTTCGAGCGCTTCGCCAAGCAGCTCCTCATTGGCGCCCTGGGCATAGGCCTCCGCCGTATCGAAGAAGGTCACGCCGCGGTCGAAGGCGGTGCGAATGAGGGTGATGGCGGCCTGCTTTTCCGTTGCCGGGCCGTAGCCGTAGCTGAGCCCCATGCAGCCAAGGCCGAGGGCCGAGACTTCAGGACCGTGTGTTCCGAGTTTTCGCTTCTGCATCAACGTGTCTCCGTCTGGTGATATTGCTCATCCGTGACTTTCTCCATCCAGTCGACGGGACTGCCGTTGAGCTTCTCGGCGATGGCGATATGGCTCATGGCCGTGGTTGGCGTGGCGCCGTGCCAGTGCTTTTCGCCCGGCGCGAACCAGACGATATCGCCCGGCCGGATTTCCTCGATCGGACCGCCCTCGCGCTGCGCCCAGCCGAGACCGGAGACGACGATCAGCGTCTGACCGAGCGGATGGGTGTGCCAGGCAGTGCGCGCGCCGGGCTCGAAGGTCACGGTGGCGCCGCCGACCCGGTCAGAATCGTTGCTGTCGAAACGGGCGTCGAGGCGCACGGTCCCGGTGAAATAGGCTCCGGACCTTTTACGGAAGGTTCGAAACCACTTCGTTTGATCTGCATGTCAAGTATCCTTGCCTGCGGTAAATCTTGCCGATCTTCATTTAGCGGCTACGCGGTTCTGCGATTAGGCGCTAAAATCGACATGAACCTATTAGGGCAGCTTATGAATGAGCCGGACCAACCTTGACGATATCGCCGCCTTCCTGACCGTTGCACGCGAGGGGAGTTTTACCCGGGCGGCCGCGATGCTCGGCGTGTCGCAGTCTGCGCTCAGCCAGACGGTGCGGGGACTGGAAGAGCGCATGGGGCTGCGACTGCTCACGCGCACCACCCGCAAGATTTCACCGACCGATGCCGGCGAGCGGCTGATCCTGTCGGTCGGTCCGCGGATCGAGGAGATAAATGCCGAGCTCGCGCAGCTATCGGCGCTGCGTGAGAAACCCTCGGGTACGGTGCGCATTTCGGCAGGCGAACAGGCGGCAGAACTGATCCTCCTGCCTGCCGTGGAGAGGCTGCTGCCGCAATATCCCGATATCGCCATCGAAATCGTCGTCGACAACGGGTTGACCGATATCGTCGCCGAACGCCTCGACGCGGGCGTGCGGCTCGGCGAACAGGTTGCGAAGGATATGGTGGCCGTGCGGATCGGTCCGGACGCGAGGATGGCCGTCGTCGGCTCCCCTGACTACTTCGAAGGACGGAACCGTCCACGCACGCCGCATGAACTGACGGAGCACAATTGCATCAACCTGCGACTGCCGACGGCGGGCGGATTTTATGCATGGGAATTCGACCAAGCCGGGCGCGAGCTGCGCGTACGGGTGGAAGGCCAGCTCGCGGTCAATACCGGCGCGCTTGCCGTGAAGGCGGCCCTTTCCGGCGCGGGTCTCGCTTTCGTGCTGGAAGACCGTGTCCGCGACGATCTCGACGCAGGCCGGCTGACCCGCGTGCTCGCAGACTGGTGTCCGCCCTTTTCCGGGTTCCACCTCTATTATCCGAGTCGTCGGCAGCCGACGCCGGCCTTCGCCGTGGTGGTGGATGCGCTGCGCTATCGCGGTTGAGGGGATCGCTACTTACCTCATCTTGTGGCGGCAGATGTTGGTTGATATTGTCTGCGTCAGGGACGCCTAACCGAACCTGCTGCCGGGTTGAAAGGCCAATGCGCCATTGAAGACGACCATGTTCAACGGTCGATGTGTAATCGGCAGACATCGACCAGAACAGCGGATCGTCTGATGTTTCACGCAACTATCAAATTTGCGCCCGCCAATATCGCTGCCTTCAAAAAGGCCTTGCGACAACGCTATGACACTCTTCGCTCCGGCCATGCCGACGAGGCATTGGCCGCCGCCCTCGGCTTCAAATCCCATGCGGCGATGCTGCATATCCTGAACCAGATCAGCGGATCGACGCGCATGCTGGTTCAGTTGGACGCATGTCTGCTGCTCGTGCGCCTCGAAGAGCTTGGCTATCACGAGATCGATCTGAACGTCGTGCGGCGGATGGCCTGGGAGATACCCTATCCCGATCCGTGGCAGGATAATGAGATCGAGGGGACCCTGAGGGGACGGTTTCGGCCCGTTGCCGCAAATACCCAATAAACGCCTAAGATCTCATCCGTGACGATCTCGACGCAGGCAGGCTCATCCGCGTGCTCGCAGACTGGTGCCCACACTTTTCAGGCTTCCGCCTCTATTATCCCAGCCGGCGCCAACCGGTGGTGGATGCGCTGCGCTACCGCAGCTGAAACCTCACGGCGCTCAGAAACTCCGGCGGTCAGCCGAACGCCGAAGGCCGGCACCTCAACCGGCGCCGGCCCCCGTATTACGATTTAAGCCACGTGCTGAAGCTGGACTTCGCGATCGTGCAGGAAGCAGGCCTTGCTGAACAGCCTGAGGTCGAGCTGGTTCGGCAGGCGGACATCCTGAAGATCCGGCAGGTCTTTGCCGTCGGCCTCGAAGGACCGGTCGATCTGCGAGATGAAGGCCAGCACGATGCCGGTTTCGCGGGCAAAGCTGCGAAGCGCGGTCACCTGTTCGGACAGGCTTGGCTTGATGCGCTGCTGGTCGAGGATCTGCAGATAGTCGATGACGGCAACCGTGCCTTTGGGCGCGCCCGCGAGATGGCGCATGATGTAATCGGCGCTGATCTCGTCCGAGGTGACGATCTCGACCTTTTCACCCAGCGCTTCCCCTTCGGGCAGGGCATGGATGCGCTGCAGGGTCTGCTCTTCGGTATATTCGAGCGTGAAGAAGGTCGCCTTTCGTGCCTGCCCGACGGCATCGAGCAGAAGCTGCAAACCGAGCAGGGTCTTGCCGTGGCCTGGACGGGCGGCGATCAACAGCAAGTCGCCATCCGCAAGCTGCGACAGCATGGAGCTGGCCGATCCTTCGGTTTCATGGCGTGAGGCAAGCAGGCTCCAGGCCGGAAAACCTTCTTCCTCGGCGACACGGTCCAGCGCCTGATGGAGCGGGATCGTATCGGTTCGCGCCAGCAATTTCGCCCGGCGCTTCAGCTGATAGATGGGTGCAGACAGTTTCATTCAAACCTCCATTGCGAGCCGGAAACGCAACCCCTCCTTATGCGGTGCTCGAACAGATGGTTCGATGGTGAATTACCCCGCATGGACGATGCTTCCCGGATGGAGGGAGGAGGCTTGGGTAGAGCCTTGCCCAAGAGGTAGCGGCTGCTGCGATTCGCGACAAGCGGGAAATGACGGGCCAGTTAGGCTCAGAACCGGCATCAATCCGTCACACCTGCAATATCCTCCTGAATAAACTTGATCAGCATCAGGCTTGCGCACTGGCTGAGCAGGCGATCCCGTTCATCGGCGAGATCGTCCTCGAAGCGCCGGCAGAGCCGCTCGTAGCTCCGCCGGAACGGCGAGGCGGGCAGGTATTTGGCCTCCATGCGCAGCCGCGTTTCCTGCAATTCCGTCAGATCTGGCACTGTGTGCATGGCCGGCCTCCTCTTATGAGCTATATGCTGACATGGGAGGAATTTCCTTGAAGTCGATTATCCCTGTTACCTGCGAGGTGCGCTACCGCCTCGACCCGAAGAAACGCGCGGAATTCGAAGCCTATGCCGAGATCTGGGTGCAACTGATCGAGCGCTATGGCGGAACGCATCACGGATATTTCATGCCGCGCGAAAAGCCTGATGGTGCGGGCTTGAGTTTTCCCGGTGCCGGGGCGGATGGGGCGGGCAATATTGCCATCGCTCTCTTCACTTTCCCGGATGAGGAGACCTATCTCGGCTACCGCGCCAGCGTTGCCACCGATCCAGACAGTATCGCGGCCAATGCGCGCTTCGGAGCCGATCCGCCGTTCAAGAGCTACGAGCGCCTGTTCCTGCGACCGCTGCCACGCAGCAAATAGCGCGTGGAGCATATCTTTCGGCGGCGAGCTCGTCTGCGAACCCGGACAGCAAACAGACAGCTTCGCCACGCTACCCCTCTGCCGTCGCCCGACACGGGTAACAGCAAAAGGGTAAAATCATGAAGCTGAAACTGATCGTCGCTCTCGCAATCCTGTCGCTCTCGCCTGCCTTGGCGCTTGCAAGTCCAAGCTGCACGAAGGAGCCGAAATCCAAATGGATGCCCGAAGCGGCCATGAAGGCGAAGATCGAGGCCATGGGGTACACGATCAAGACCTTCGAGATCACGGGCAATTGCTACGAAATCTACGGCCGGGACAAGAACGGCGAGCGCG
Above is a genomic segment from Rhizobium viscosum containing:
- a CDS encoding DUF1062 domain-containing protein → MCDTLRVRWTITPKTAPQPWIACGGCGGLRAFQSSGKIRLNANGRKLDAWLIYKCLTCDKTWNRPLFERQNVRDIDPATLEALQSNDLEWIRMESFNLDALKRKSQRIDEFPEFDIAREVLSETAGWTRLEIELVVPLPAGTRLDRLLASELELSRTRLQTLQEKGLLRTNSDRTDILRRRIRTGIEVVIDLATVADRELSWGPLATGSPR
- a CDS encoding NUDIX hydrolase, whose translation is MNEESAVKTGRRGIDQSGAICCRVERGGRLSVLLITSRDSGRWVIPKGYLERKEKPYRRAQREAFEEAGIIGKVRKKPLGYYSYLKDNETPLTVSVHLLRLESEAAHFREYAERQKIWISPGEAALLVAEPELQDMFRAIDADNPLTSQDRLKPHRIHGRRPQADAVVSLATSPGLT
- a CDS encoding inorganic phosphate transporter, whose product is MEATLSLPLLIGLIGVALFFDFLNGLHDAANSIATIVSTRVLRPQYAVGWAAFFNFIAFLFFGLHVAETLGTGIIDPAIVSPQVIFAALIGAIVWNIVTWLFGIPSSSSHALVGGLVGAGLAKVGFSSIVWSGLLKTVGAIVMSPAIGFLLALFFVLVVSWMFVRQTPFAVDRTFRIMQFISASLYSLGHGGNDAQKTMGIIAVLLFSQGQLGPSFHVPLWVVISCQSAMALGTLFGGWRIVHTMGSKITRLNPMQGFCAETGGALTLFAATWLGIPVSTTHTITGAIIGVGAARRLSAVRWGVAGNIVIAWVITMPAAAAIAAACYGIASLFA
- a CDS encoding isocitrate lyase/PEP mutase family protein, whose amino-acid sequence is MADQQAKFERFKALHQRDEAFVIPNPWDAGSARILTGLGFEALATTSAGYAFSKGKRDSFASLKRGEILDNAAEIVGATDLPVSADLEDGFGAAPEICTETIRLASAAGLVGGSIEDATGDPARPIYYLAQAVERVQAAAEAARKLPFLLTARAENFLWERPDLDDTIKRLQAFSAAGADVLYAPGLPDIDAIRTVCAAVDKPVNVVMGLKGPRYSVAELSAAGVRRVSVGGSFARAALGALLRAAEEVKSSGTFTYAGDAIPAATLSQLMSQEKRGDRQ
- a CDS encoding ABC transporter permease, with product MNFEAIKSIYYFEMARTRRTLLQSVISPVISTSLYFIVFGAAVGSRIQEVEGVSYGAFITPGLIMLTLLGQCIGNGSFGIYFPKFTGTIYEILSAPVAMTEILIGYVGAAATKGLIIGVIILLTANLFVDVRIEHPFMMVLFFLLTAISFSLFGFMIGIWATNFEQLNLIPMLVVPPLTFLGGSFYSINMLPPFWQAVSHFNPVLYLVSGFRWSFYGIADVNPLVSLGMISLFLVICLSTLGWIFKTGYRLRN
- a CDS encoding NUDIX hydrolase, translating into MKSSKKGAKPRATTPKPLLKQLAERPEKLFSGAFRQQYGALCFRYRNSDTESDRPEIEILVVTTRDSGRWIIPKGWPMKKKKPHEAAAIEAWEEAGVRGTVSKKPVGHYTYLKELDDGDVVPCIVDIFQIEVDRTQGQFREVGQRVLDWVSPDEAARRVRELELKSLLVDFRPRHGKGRKRKG
- a CDS encoding ABC transporter ATP-binding protein, coding for MAPIISIQNLTKTYANGFQALKGINLEIERGEILALLGPNGAGKTTLISIICGIANPSGGAVIVDGHDVVKDFRATRTLIGLVPQELTTDQFETVWNTVSFSRGLHGQKANPAHIEKVLRDLSLWDKKDNTLRQLSGGMKRRVLIAKALSHEPSILFLDEPTAGVDVTLRKDMWHVVEQLRASGVTIILTTHYIEEAEEIADRVGVINGGELLLVEDKQALMAKLGRKQLILELNDPLEKLPDCFAGNGLSIEAEGNRLVYEFDTRNEHESVASLLTRLGQNNIHFRDLSTRQSSLEDIFVSLVGAAR
- a CDS encoding DUF47 domain-containing protein, which encodes MMSVFRKMMPREDRFFEMFCRHSETVVAAAHAMERLLKGEAVQENCDRIIALEDQADDITREVLVAVRRSFITPFDRGDIKDLIQSMDDAIDMMHKTVKIIRLFEQTSFDPLMQEMGGEIVKAAALMAEAIPLLNKMGANAQRLAVIAEEITRVEGRSDELHDEGLKDLYRRHGASGNAMAYMIGSEIYSNLEKIVDRFEDVANEISGVVIENV
- a CDS encoding aldo/keto reductase; its protein translation is MQKRKLGTHGPEVSALGLGCMGLSYGYGPATEKQAAITLIRTAFDRGVTFFDTAEAYAQGANEELLGEALEPFRSEVVIATKFGFRDGDVSKGQDSRPERIREVADAALMRLRTDSIDLFYQHRVDTEVPMEDVAGAVKDLIAAGKVKHFGMSEAGAGSIRRAHAVQPVAALQSEYSLWWREPEKEILPLLEELGIGFVPFSPLGKGFLTGAITETTRFDQTDFRNIVPRFSEENRKANQGLVAVLSGIAASKQATPAQIALAWLLAQKPWIAPIPGTTKLHRLEENIGGAAIELTAEDLRKIETALADVTVQGDRYPAHLQARVGR